The Nocardioides sp. S-1144 genome includes a region encoding these proteins:
- a CDS encoding patatin-like phospholipase family protein, with translation MSTAFVLGGGGVLGAVEVGMVQALLEHGVVPDLVLGTSIGAMNGALVAREPELAVVDRLLDLWRSAAASGRDVLGDTALRTVRRAVTSGTHLYSAEPLARRLADELGDVRFEELPVRFQVCAASIERAAEHWFTSGPVVPAVIASAAVPGLLPPAEVDGEHYLDGGIVNSVPLGRAVALGATRVFVLQVGRFDRPLEAPRRPWEVARVAFEIARRHRFVRELAELPDGVACHVLPARGTSGKDDTLRASRDFGSVERRIEQTYQACSAYLDELDGAP, from the coding sequence GTGAGCACCGCGTTCGTGCTCGGCGGGGGCGGCGTCCTCGGTGCGGTCGAGGTCGGCATGGTCCAGGCGCTGCTCGAGCACGGGGTCGTGCCCGACCTGGTGCTGGGCACCAGCATCGGCGCGATGAACGGCGCCCTGGTCGCGCGCGAGCCCGAGCTCGCCGTCGTCGACCGGCTGCTCGACCTGTGGCGCTCCGCGGCGGCGTCCGGGCGCGACGTCCTGGGCGACACCGCGCTGCGCACGGTGCGCCGCGCGGTCACCAGCGGCACCCACCTCTACAGCGCCGAGCCGCTCGCCCGCCGGCTGGCCGACGAGCTCGGCGACGTCCGGTTCGAGGAGCTCCCGGTGCGCTTCCAGGTCTGCGCGGCCAGCATCGAGCGGGCCGCCGAGCACTGGTTCACCAGCGGGCCGGTCGTGCCCGCCGTGATCGCCAGCGCGGCCGTGCCGGGGCTGCTGCCGCCCGCGGAGGTCGACGGCGAGCACTACCTCGACGGCGGCATCGTGAACTCCGTGCCGCTGGGCCGCGCCGTCGCCCTGGGCGCCACCCGGGTCTTCGTGCTCCAGGTCGGCCGCTTCGACCGGCCGCTCGAGGCGCCACGCCGGCCGTGGGAGGTGGCCCGGGTCGCCTTCGAGATCGCCCGCCGGCACCGCTTCGTCCGCGAGCTCGCCGAGCTGCCCGACGGCGTCGCGTGCCACGTGCTGCCCGCGCGCGGCACGTCCGGCAAGGACGACACCCTGCGCGCCTCGCGCGACTTCGGCAGCGTCGAGCGACGCATCGAGCAGACCTACCAGGCGTGCTCGGCCTACCTCGACGAGCTCGACGGCGCCCCGTGA